In Microcoleus sp. bin38.metabat.b11b12b14.051, the genomic stretch TTCTTTTTTCTAGGTTCAGTTATTTGTGCCTTAAGGTCGCGGTGTGAACCGCTCTCTCTCTGGCGCTTTATTAATATACTTATTTCGCCAAGGGTTGTCAAGCTTTTTGTGAAAATATTTTTGATTATTTTTGAAACCTATACACTGCAAGGGTTTTACGTATTTGTCTAAGCTTACATACTCGATCGCCCTTTCTGCTTTTCCGGACATCACCTATTTTGGGCGGTAATGGTAAGGTTTTTTCCTGGGACTCTGCCGCGAATGGGTAGAATATCTCTACAGACAGATGTTCTATATATATGTGTTCGATCGCCCTCCCATGAAAAAACCGGCTCCTCGTCCTACAGCGTTGTTCCTTACCTGCGCTTCACTGCTGATTGGTTGCAGTCAGACCAACACTCCTCAGACATCTACTAATACAGCGTCTCCAGGTACTTCACCAACTCCCACAGCTACGCCACAGGCTGCGGGTGCAGGGAACTCTACCGCTATTCCGGTTGGGGTTGGGGTGGCGCAAACTAGCAATGTGGCTTTACTCGGCCAGGAACAGGTGGCTGGGGCTAAAATTGCTGAGAAGTATTTCAACGATAAGGGTGGTGTCGATGGAACCCCGATTAGACTGGTATTCCAAGATACGGGTGGAGATGAACAAGGGGCGATCAATGCCTTCAATACTCTAATTAATCAGGATAAGGTTGTGGGTATTGTGGGCCCAACTCTATCGCAGCAGGCTTTTGGTGCCGATCCGATCGCCGATCGCGCCAAAGTTCCCGTACTCGCACCCTCCAACACCGCTAAAGGCATTCCCCAGATTGGCGATTATGTGGCCAGAGTCTCCGCCCCTGTCGCTGTGGTAGCACCTAATGCGGTTAAAGCAGCCCTCAAGCAAAATCCCAATATTAAGAAAGTAGCAGTGTTTTTTGCTCAAAATGATGCTTTCAGCAAATCTGAGACTGAAACTTTCCAGAAAACCGTTAAAGAGATGGGGCTGGAATTGGCAACAGTCCAAAAATTCTTGACTACTGATACAGATTTCCAATCCCAAGCCACTAATGCGATCAATGTCAAGCCCGATTTGATAATTATTTCCGGGTTGGCGGCAGATGGAGGCAATTTAATTAAGCAATTGCGGGAGTTGGGCTACAAAGGCGTTATCATTGGCGGCAACGGTTTGAATACTTCCAATGTATTTACTGTTTGCAAGGCTCTTTGCGATGGGGTTTTGATTGCTCAAGCATACAGCCCGGAATATCAGAATGAAATTAATAAGGCTTTCCGCGATGCTTATCGCGCTCAATTCAAGAAGGAACCACCTCAGTTTAGCGCTCAGGCTTTCACGGGCGTACAAGTTTTTGTGGAGTCATTAAAGGCAATTAATGCTCAGTCTAAGGTTAGCGAAAAGCCTTTACCCGAATTGCGTACAAAGCTTAATGAGCAGTTGTTGACAGGCAAGTACGATACGCCTTTGGGGGAAATTTCTTTTACACCGGAAGGTGAAATAAATCAAAAAGATTTTTACGTGGCACAAATCAAAATGGATGCGGATGGAGTTAATGGGAAGTTTGAATTTTTGAAATAAAGCAAGTTCGGCAAGGGATTTCGGAGTGGATTTAACGGATCTAGTCAAAAAATAGGACAGTAGTTTTTGAGCCTATTTGTGATTGAATGGTTTAATGTTGATGCCTAATTCGTGACTGGCGATGGACTTAACTCTGTTTCTGCAACAATTTCTGAATGGTTTGTCGATCGGCAGTGTGTATGCTATTTTCGCGCTGGGATACACGCTAGTATTTTCGATTTTGGGGATTATTAATTTTGCTCACGGTGCAGTGTTTACCTTGGGTGCTTATTTCACCTATGCACTGATGGGGGGCGCTTTCGGTTTTAACGGGTTGTTGGCTAATGCGAGAATTCCCGTGCAATTGCCTTTTGCTGTGGCGCTAATTTTGGGTAGTACACTGGCTGGTTTGGTGGGAGTAATGGTGGAAAGAGTTGCTTTTTTGCCTTTGCGTCGCAGAAACTCTGATCCTCTATTAACGGTGGTTTCGAGTTTGGGGGCGGCGGTGGCGATCGCAAATATCATTCAATATCTTGTCGGGGCTGAGATTTACACTTTTCCGGCTAATACTTACGGCAATTTGCCAGCAGCTATTAATTTTGGTACGGCGGATCAACAGATTCCGATTCGCACTGTGCAAATAGTGATTTTTGTGGTGGCGGTGGCGATTGTTAGTCTGCTAACTTACTTGATAAATTTCACTAAGTTTGGTAAGGCTATGCAGGCTGTGGCTGAAGATGCTACTACTTCTAGTTTATTGGGGATTGATACCGATCGATATATTGTGTTGACGTTTTTTGTGAGTAGTTTTCTGGCTGGTTTGGCGGGGAGTTTGGTTGGTTCTAGCGTGAGTATTGCTGGACCGTATTTTGGGATTGCTTTTGGTTTGAAGGGTTTGGCGGTGATTGTGCTTGGGGGGTTGGGGAGTATTCCTGGGGCGGTTTTGGGTGGGTTTATGATTGGTTTGGTGGAGGCTTTTGTGCCGGGAGATTTTTCGGCTTATAAGGATGCTGTGGCTTTTGCGATATTGTTTGTGATGTTGTTGGTGAGGCCGCAGGGTTTGTTTGGGCGGCGTTTGATTGAAAAGGTGTAAGATGATTCGGCGATTGAAATTGGGGCAACCACGGGGGGATTGACCCTACAGAAACTAATTAGATCGGAATGATTTAACCGCAGAGTACGCAGAGTACGCAGAGAAAGAGAAGAGAGAAATGAATGATTATGATGGGACTGGATTTGAGATAATGTTGGTATTTAAGTATGTTTATTGTTTAAAATAAAATTATGGGTACGTTTTTTACTACTTACGGTTTTTTGATTGTCTCGATGTTGCTGGGTGCAATGTTGGGATTGTCGCTATATTTGCCTTTGATGACTGGACAATTGTCTCTCGCTAGCCCGGGTTTTTATGCTTTGGGTGGCTATATTGCGGCGATTTTGTCTACGACGGTGTTTCAACAGACAGGAGGTTTGTTTCCTCTGCCATTGCTGTTAGTAGAGATGATAATTGCAGGGGCTGTTTCGGGGTTGCTGGGTATTTTGGTGGGAGTTCCGGCGCTGCGGTTGCGGGGGATTTATTTGGCGATCGCAACTATTGCTTTTGTGGAGATTCTGCGGGTATTATCGCTGAATCTGGACATCACCGGCGGGGCGGTGGGCATTTTTGGGATTCCGCAGCCGTTTGGAACGCCGATCGACTATTTGTGGATTGTACTGCCTTTGTTGCTGGTCAGCATGGCGATTCTGTATCGGCTGGAACGCATCCGGGTGGGGCGGGCTTTTGCGGCGATTCGGGCTGATGAGTTGGCGGCTGATGCGATCGGCATTAACCCAACTTTTTATAAGGTTCTGGCTTTTACATTGGGTGCTATTTTAGCAGGGGTTGTCGGTGCGGTTAGCGCGCATTTCCTTAATACTTGGAACGCCCGTCAAGGTACTTTTGATGCTGGGATTATTTACTTGACTTCTGTGTTAATTGGTGGTAGCAGAACGTTTGTGGGGTCGGTTTTGGGCGGAATGGTTTTTACTGCTTTACCGGAGGTTTTGAGGGGGATGGCGACTATTCAGGGATTGCCGGTTTGGTTGGCGCAATTTCTGCGGGATGGGCGGTTAATTATTTTTGGGTTGCTGATTGTCGTGGGGACGATATTTTTTCCGCAAGGGTTGGTGACACCGGAATTGTTGAAGAGGTGGAGGAAGGGCGATCGGACTTCTGTTTAAAAACAGATAACGTTACGATAGCAATATCATCTTGAACCACATCTGAGTATCCTTGATTAATTATCTCACAGATCGTTTATGATAAATGTATCCTCGTAGGTCTGGGAGTTTAAACTATGTCTCTCGCTGAGTTAATTCCTTTGGTAAACAATCTGAGCCAGTCAGACAAATTATCACTTTTAAAACTCCTAGCTGTGCAAATCCCAAAGCCTGAACTACAAGTTATCTTTTCTGCATCAGAGTATCCGGTTTGGTCGCCCTACGACGCAACGGAAGCTGCAAACATTCTGATGCAGATGATTCGAGATGACCGAGAGGCATCTACTCATGCCTAGTTCGATCGAGTTTCCCTTTTCTGACGATGAACCATTACCCACGATTCCCATCACTCTGAGTCATGCAGGCTTTTCTGTCTCCGCGAATGCACTGCTAGATACTGGTTCTGCGGTCAACCTATTACCTTATGACATAGGGCTGCAATTAGGTGCAATTTGGGAGGAACAAACTATCCGCTTGCCATTGGCTGGAAATCTTGCAATGGTTGAGGCGCGGGGTGTATTTGTGCAGGTTCAAATTGGGAATCTGGAACCAGTTCGTCTAGCATTTGCCTGGGCAGAATCCTCTCAAGTACCCTTAATTCTTGGGCAAACAAACTTCTTTCGAGAATTTGATGTTTGTTTTCAGAGATCGCGATGCAACATCGAGATTATTCGCTTCTAATCAGGGTAGATGTTGATCTGTAAAAAAGAGAGGGGCGATCGTATCCACACAAAGAGTGCGATCGCCAACCTTATGACTTAAAATAGAAGATATCTATAGCTCTGCGGTCAAGATGGATAGGAATCCGTCAACCCTCAAATCCACTTTGGTAAACCTTCTATCTATTCTCAGTTTTATAGCAAGCACGACCACCGTCACCCACAAAAATCCGACCCTCACCAGTAAAGGGATTTGCCACGTAAAAATTAGGCGAGTATTTCTGCCTGCACCAGTCATTCAAATGATAGGAATTTTGTCGGCTTGTGAAAGTGGCTTGCCATTGTGAACCAGACTGACCGCTAGCCGTGATAGAACCTTCTAAACCTGCATTACGCCCAGATAACGAAGCGTTGGTTTTAGCTTCGCTTTGGCTAGAGCCTGACTCTGAAATCGTAACCTGACATCTAACGTGCGTATCAGCTAAATTAGCGACAATCTGGCCATTAGAGGCATTAATTTTGCTTGCACAGTAAGCATCCCAATCAGATTGACCCAAGTCTCCTAACTTAACATTAACTAATCCTGCCATTACTGGTGATTGCAAACCTACAAAGATGCTGGTTGCGATCACACTTGAACCTACGATGATACTTGCAGCTTTTTTCAGAATTTTCATGAATCAAAAATTGATAGATTTGCAGGACAGTGGCATCACTACATTTGACAGCAATGCGCTTTCATTGAATCCAGATAGGGTAGTGCAATACCTTTCTCCTTGCGTCCGCCCATAAGACATCGCTAAGTGGATCTAGCTATTCAGCTAATTACAACCTGGAATTTCTTAGCTGCCTAATTTCCTCCAAACTTCATCCAAGGAATTGCCTATACCTGGCGCAATAGAATCAAAAGCTGTATTGTCTTCTAACAAACGCTCATCACCTTTGCGAACTTGTAGATACCATTGACCTCCCCGTCTCCAGTAGTGATCGTGCAGGACAACACTGTCACGTTTGAGACTACCTTCGTCTCCTGAACACAGAAGGTGAGGATCCTCTCTACCGTCCCTACCCATCTTATAGTAGAGACCTGAAGGTCTGTGGAATTCAATATAGTTACTCCAAGAAATCGCCATAATGGTTACCTTTGGCTATTGAGGGTTTTCACAAAAGAAAGTTTCAGCATAACTATTAATTGTCCCGTAGTTGCAGTACAATACTCTTCCTGGTCGGCTTATCCCGCACACCTGCGGTTTAAATCTGAACAGTTTGAACTACTTTTGCTCTGCCTTAACCCAATCAAAACCCAAGACCGATCGCCCTGTCAGTCGGATTGAGTTGGAACTTTTCCCGAAAAATTTGCTCAAATGTCGGAAAGATCGGATAGTATCGGAAAAACCTACCTATCTGACCGATCGATAGACATCGCAAAAGCCTGAAAACTGGTAGATGAAATTCTGTTCACCAATACAGGCGATGAAACTAATTTTTATCTCTTTGCGTATGATAGACCGATCGCACAAAACTGAAAAGCGAAAAAAGACGGAAAAAGACGGGTATTTCTAAAATTTGGATGCAAGGCGGAAAAAGACTGATAAAGGCGGATAAAGACGGCTATACTAACCCTAGTTCTCTGACACCCCTACTGATGGACACTGCCCATATATTGCAATTTGTAGATGAAGTGCTCAGCGCGAAGACAGGCAAACGTCTAAATGACTTGCAGCGTAAAATTATCGAGGGAATACTGAATCGACAAAAGTATTCTGATATTGCAGATACTTACGGTTGTACGGCAGGTCATGCTAAGGATATAGGTTACGAGCTTTTGCAAATGCTATCTGATGTTTTTGATGAACCAGTTGATAAAGGTAATCTGGAATCTGTTCTAGAACGGCAATTAAATCTCAATATCAATTTGGGCGATCGCACTACTAATTTTGGTAATAGCAACACAATTAACTATATCAATGCTTGCTCAGAAGTACCCACTACTACCCCCGATAAAAGTCAGCCTCCGAATCCTGAATCTCAGGGCAACAAGAATCAAGTTAAGATTGAAGCGGTGGGTAAGTTACGGCAGCTTGGCTTGAGCGATGAGCAAATTGCAGAGGTGCTAGGGTTAGCCTTGGAGGTAGTGAAGCAGATGGATTGATAAATAAAGAACTTTTTAGAGGTATAAGTTTTATGTTTGCAGTCGTCACGCCAGAAAAAATTCATTTACCCCCAGGAACAGTTATGAAGTTTCCTGGTACTTGGCAGGATTATCAAGCTCTTGTGCAACAATTAGGAGACCGTCAGATTCCGCGCATCAAGTATCGGCCGGGAGAGATTTTGTTGATGTCTCCTTTACCCGTACATGGACGACAATCTCATATTATTGGAATGGTGGCAATGGTTCTGCTAGATTATTTGGGGCTAGAGTATGAAGCGTTTACGCCGATTACGATGGATTTGCCGGAGGTAAGGGGGATTGAACCTGATTATTGCTTTTATATCGATAATTGGGCGGCGATCGCAGGCAAGGATCGGATTGCTTGGGGTGTGGAACCACCGCCGGATTTGGCGATCGAAGTTGATGTCACTAGCTACACGGATGTGGATGATTACTTGCCTTACCGAGTACCGGAAGTTTGGTTGTTCAAGCAGAATCGGTTGAGGATTTATGGTTTGGAAGGCGAGGGCTATGTGGAAACCTCGGTCAGTCGTTTTTTCCCTAATTTTAAGATATCAGAACTTGTTTTGGAGTGTTACCAAATGTCGCGCGATCGCAATACAAGCATGGCGATTCGAGAGTTGCGGCGAAAAGTTGAGATGGAGAATGCTTAGACAAGATGGCATAAATCTTTGATTGATAAGCCAACCGCAGATTCAAGGCAGATAAACACAGATGAACGCAGATAATTTCCAGATAGTCTGCGAATGAATGCAAGAGGTATAAACGATGAAGAAGGACTAAAGTCCTTACTACGAACCTGTTTTAGTCTTAGGCATTAAATCTAGATAATATTGTGCCAAATCTTAATAGTTTTGTCGCTGCTACCGCTAGCCAGAAACTCTCCTTCTGGACTAAAATTCACGGAATAAACCGAATTTGTATGCCCGGAAATATTACAGATTTCTCCACCATCTTTAACTTGCCAAATTTTAATAGTTTGATTGCTGCTGCTGGCAATAACCTCGCCATCGGGACTAAATGCGATCGAATCAACATACCAAGAATGACCTGCAATTGTTAAAACTTCTTGCCAATCTTTTGCCCACCAAATTTTGATTGTATTGTCGTGACTTCCGCTTGCCAGAAACTCTCCGTTTGGACTGAAAGCTACACAGCGAACGCAGTCTGTATGACCTGTCAGCGTCCGAATTAGCTTGCCATCTTTGACTCGCCAAATCTTGATGGTTCTGTCCCAACTGCTGCTAGCCAAAGTTTCTCCATCTGGGCTAAATGCCACAAAATAAACTAAGTTAATATGACCGGAAAGGGTGCGGATTTCTTGTCCGTCTTTCATTCGCCAAAGTTTGATTGTTTTGTCCCAACTGCTGCTAGCGAGAGTTTCTCCGTCGGGACTGAAGGCTAAGCCATAAACTGAGTTAATGTGACCGGAAAGTGTGCGGATTTCTTGTCCGTCTTTCATCCGCCAAAGTTTGATTTTTTTGTCGTGGCTGCTGCTAGCAAGTGTCTTTCCGTCGGGGCTGAAAGCTACTGTGTGAACTGAGTTAGTGTGTCCTGCGATAGTTACTATTTCTTGCCCGTCTTCTACTTGCCAAAGTTTGATTGTTTTGTCATCGCTACTACTGGCGATCACTTCTCCGTTGGGGCTGAAAGCTACAGACGAAATTAAGTTTTTGTGTCCGGTTAATGTGTGAATACATTGCCAGTTATGGGTTTTCTGTGGTGGCGAGTTGGGCTTGGTGGCGGGTTTGACTGGTTTGGTGCTTATTTGGGGAATGCTGAGTTTAATTGCTGCTTCTGGATTCAGTTGTGTTAATACTTCTACAGCCGTTTGATAGCGGCGGTTGGTAGCATTTTCGATCATTTTATCTAAAATCTTACCCAGTTGTTCACTCACCGGGTTGTTCGCTAAATACTGCCGCCAAATCCAGGCATCTTCGCCGGGATCGAAGAGGTCGAAGGGGGAAACTTGAGTTAGCAAATACAGGCAAGTTACGCCTAAACTGTATAAGTCGCTAGTAAAAAATGCTTTACCTCGGGCTTGTTCGGGGGCGATGTATTCGGG encodes the following:
- a CDS encoding Uma2 family endonuclease, yielding MFAVVTPEKIHLPPGTVMKFPGTWQDYQALVQQLGDRQIPRIKYRPGEILLMSPLPVHGRQSHIIGMVAMVLLDYLGLEYEAFTPITMDLPEVRGIEPDYCFYIDNWAAIAGKDRIAWGVEPPPDLAIEVDVTSYTDVDDYLPYRVPEVWLFKQNRLRIYGLEGEGYVETSVSRFFPNFKISELVLECYQMSRDRNTSMAIRELRRKVEMENA
- a CDS encoding serine/threonine-protein kinase, producing the protein MSYCLNPNCSQPQNPDAAKICRNCRAKLLLRDRYRAIKAIGQGGFGRTFLAVDEDKPSKPRCVIKQFLPAETQLIPSASNRNSKKAAELFEQEAMRLDELGKHPQIPELLAYSIQDNRQYVVQEFIDGQNLAQIVTTEGTFTETQIQDLLNSLLPVLHFIHSHNVIHRDIKPGNIIRRADKQLVIVDFGAAKIATGTALLKTGTSIGSPEYIAPEQARGKAFFTSDLYSLGVTCLYLLTQVSPFDLFDPGEDAWIWRQYLANNPVSEQLGKILDKMIENATNRRYQTAVEVLTQLNPEAAIKLSIPQISTKPVKPATKPNSPPQKTHNWQCIHTLTGHKNLISSVAFSPNGEVIASSSDDKTIKLWQVEDGQEIVTIAGHTNSVHTVAFSPDGKTLASSSHDKKIKLWRMKDGQEIRTLSGHINSVYGLAFSPDGETLASSSWDKTIKLWRMKDGQEIRTLSGHINLVYFVAFSPDGETLASSSWDRTIKIWRVKDGKLIRTLTGHTDCVRCVAFSPNGEFLASGSHDNTIKIWWAKDWQEVLTIAGHSWYVDSIAFSPDGEVIASSSNQTIKIWQVKDGGEICNISGHTNSVYSVNFSPEGEFLASGSSDKTIKIWHNII
- a CDS encoding ABC transporter substrate-binding protein, whose amino-acid sequence is MFYIYVFDRPPMKKPAPRPTALFLTCASLLIGCSQTNTPQTSTNTASPGTSPTPTATPQAAGAGNSTAIPVGVGVAQTSNVALLGQEQVAGAKIAEKYFNDKGGVDGTPIRLVFQDTGGDEQGAINAFNTLINQDKVVGIVGPTLSQQAFGADPIADRAKVPVLAPSNTAKGIPQIGDYVARVSAPVAVVAPNAVKAALKQNPNIKKVAVFFAQNDAFSKSETETFQKTVKEMGLELATVQKFLTTDTDFQSQATNAINVKPDLIIISGLAADGGNLIKQLRELGYKGVIIGGNGLNTSNVFTVCKALCDGVLIAQAYSPEYQNEINKAFRDAYRAQFKKEPPQFSAQAFTGVQVFVESLKAINAQSKVSEKPLPELRTKLNEQLLTGKYDTPLGEISFTPEGEINQKDFYVAQIKMDADGVNGKFEFLK
- a CDS encoding branched-chain amino acid ABC transporter permease, with protein sequence MDLTLFLQQFLNGLSIGSVYAIFALGYTLVFSILGIINFAHGAVFTLGAYFTYALMGGAFGFNGLLANARIPVQLPFAVALILGSTLAGLVGVMVERVAFLPLRRRNSDPLLTVVSSLGAAVAIANIIQYLVGAEIYTFPANTYGNLPAAINFGTADQQIPIRTVQIVIFVVAVAIVSLLTYLINFTKFGKAMQAVAEDATTSSLLGIDTDRYIVLTFFVSSFLAGLAGSLVGSSVSIAGPYFGIAFGLKGLAVIVLGGLGSIPGAVLGGFMIGLVEAFVPGDFSAYKDAVAFAILFVMLLVRPQGLFGRRLIEKV
- a CDS encoding branched-chain amino acid ABC transporter permease, with the translated sequence MGTFFTTYGFLIVSMLLGAMLGLSLYLPLMTGQLSLASPGFYALGGYIAAILSTTVFQQTGGLFPLPLLLVEMIIAGAVSGLLGILVGVPALRLRGIYLAIATIAFVEILRVLSLNLDITGGAVGIFGIPQPFGTPIDYLWIVLPLLLVSMAILYRLERIRVGRAFAAIRADELAADAIGINPTFYKVLAFTLGAILAGVVGAVSAHFLNTWNARQGTFDAGIIYLTSVLIGGSRTFVGSVLGGMVFTALPEVLRGMATIQGLPVWLAQFLRDGRLIIFGLLIVVGTIFFPQGLVTPELLKRWRKGDRTSV
- a CDS encoding aspartyl protease family protein, coding for MPSSIEFPFSDDEPLPTIPITLSHAGFSVSANALLDTGSAVNLLPYDIGLQLGAIWEEQTIRLPLAGNLAMVEARGVFVQVQIGNLEPVRLAFAWAESSQVPLILGQTNFFREFDVCFQRSRCNIEIIRF